The sequence ATCGAAATTGATGATGGAAAAATCATCGACCGTGATGTGCCTCGGCCCCAGACGGGTTATCAGGGCCTGCATGATTTCATCCTTCACCCTGGGGCGTTCGACAATCAATTCCGCCGCCGTAAACTGGGCCGTGGCGGCCTTCACCGATTCCTGAATGGCCGGCGCGATGATGCGAAATTCGTAATCGCTTCCGATCTCCTGCCACAATTTCTGGACCGCATTGGGCTCCAGATGAAAGTTCAAGGCGATTTTTGTCTCCACATTCTGCAGATCCTTGGAATAAGACGGCGCATCCACCTCCAGCTTCTGCGTTTTGACGTCAACAGAGACGACTTTTTCCACAATGGGAATCCGGAAATGGAGCCCCTCCCCCATCACCTCATCCTGCACCGCCCCGAAACGGGTGACCACTCCGCGCTCCCCGGGGTTTATTTGTACAAAGGGACTCAACGTGAAAACCAGAAACAAAATCACAATGCCCAAAACCACCGCCTTGATCAGTTTGCTTTTATCGGTCATGACATTTCCTCCTTGCAGGTTAAAAATCTTTGGCGTCAACGCGTCCGCTTTTTTTTGACCGCCGGTCCGGCTTCAGCTTCGGAGACTTGCACGGAACTGATAACACCATAGAAAATTTTTTCCAGCCTTTTGTAGTCCGAGGCGGGAGCCACCAGCGAGAGGGCAAAAATGCGCCCCCTTTCCCGAAACAGATAATTGACCGTCTTCACCTTTCGGTCTTTGGCGGATTTCACGCGGCTCAAATTGTACGACGCCTGGTAAAAAAAGGCGGCAGACCCCTTCCTCCGATCCAGTTTGGAAAGTCCGACCTTGAAATCGTCGATATTGGGCACCTGCGCCGAAGGGCCGGAAATCTGTTTGACAATGGCGGAAAGCTCTTCCCTGTTTTCGGGCATGGGAAGTTTTTCATCGATAAGGCTCAAGATGATACTGCCGTTAAAGGGCTTCAAGGGCGTCGGCAAAACCAGCGCCACCGCCAGATCCCCCTCCTTTTGCGGCTGTACCTCCCACCCTTCAGGCACTTCGAGCGAAAAACCGCGTTTTGCGTCGGAATAGACGTTGGGTTCCGTGGCTCCCGCGTCAGCGGCGGTGAGTAAGCCCCAGATAAAAATAAGGATCAGATGGTTGATCCGCATGGGTTAGCCAGTGTAAACCGATTGAGCCTTGATTGAAAAGGAAATGTTTACTATCTAACTCTCATGCCAATCACCCTGTTACACGGACCCGCCGGCGGGGGAAAAACCAATTTTCTCCTTCGCCGCCTGTTTGGCCGATATGGCCCGGACGGTTATGCCGATTCATTCTTTCTGGTGGCGCCGACCACCCGCTCGGTTGAGGCCTATCAAAAACGGTTCCTCGCCACCGACCTCGCTCCCCCCATTTTCATCGGCTCTGCCGTTGTCTCTTTCGAACGTCTCCTGCTTAACCTCCTGAAACACAACCTCCCGCGCCTCCATCAAGCCACTTCAAGAATCAGTCGAAATATCATTCGCAACTTATTGTTAAATAATAAATATAAAACAATGAATAACGCCTATGAATTTCCCGGAATCGTCGATGAATTGTCCGCGACCCTGGTAAGCCTGAAAAAAAACGGCCTTACCCCCCAGGCGACCCGGCAGAAGATGGAAAGGCATCTCACCCCGGAACTGGAGGATCTCTTCAAACTTTTTGAAGATGCAAACAGCATCTTGAAGGAGCTGTCTTATTTTGACGAAGGGGATCTTTATGCCACGACCCTTGGCCTCTTGAGGACCGGCCGGTTGAAATTGCCCTCACTTCTCAAGGCCGTCTACATCGACCGCCTCTTCCCCTTGACGCTCGGACAGAGGGAAATTATCAAGGAACTGGGGCGGAAGTTTCCAAAACTGGACATTGTCGTTTCCTACTCCTTCGACTATCAGGCGGGCGAGGACCCCTGGTTTTATCCGGCATACACTTTTTTGGGGGAAATCGCCGCCGAAAGCGAGTATTTTCACGGCCGGACAACCAAGGCAAATATCTCATCCCGGTCATTTACCGACCCGGCTGACGAAATTTCGTGGGTGGTCGGCGCCGCCGCCAGTGCCGCCGGCGGGGCCAGTGCCGCCGGCGGGGCCGGTGCCGGAGGCCAGGCCAATGCCGTCGGCATCATCCTTCCCCCCGACCCTTTTTACCACCGCCGCTTCTCGGAGCTGTTCTCACACCGTGGCATCCCCCATTCTCCCGTTTATGCCCCTTCCCTTTCGCGTTTTATCCCTTTAATAGATTCTTCTTTTGCAACTTCTTTGCATTTTGTGAAGAAGTGTGCGGACGGTTTGAAGCCCCATCCGGACCATCCGGCCGGCGGCCCTGCCGCCTCGGGCCGTCAGCCGCAGGAACTGGTCCCGGTTTTTCTGGAAATGCAGACACACGCCGTTGCCGAATCACTTTCCGCCCTCGCCTTGGCCTCGGAGTTCGACCGGGAATGGGAGTTCGAAAAAAATCTTTTGTTCAGGAATCAAATCCCCGACAAAACACTTGCCCAATGGCGTCATGACGAACTCTCGCGCCTGCGTCTGAAACCGCCCCCATCCCATGGAGGAGTGACACTCGTCTCCATGGAGGAAGCGCCGGGACACGATTTCGATCTCCTGTTTGTCTGCGGATATGTGGAGGGTTATTATCCCCCCCCCGCTGGGGAACACCCTTTTTATTCCACCGATCTTCTTCTGGACCCGGCAATGCGGGAGATTGTTGAGGCTCCGGCCTATCGCCATGGAAGGGAAAAATATCGCCTGGAACAGGCGGTAAACCGGACGACGCGCGAGGTTGTTTTTACGCATCCAAACATTTTGTGGGACGGGAAGGAGCAGACGGTGGCGAGGCTGGTGGAGACTGGGGAGAGGAGGCAGGAGACAGGAGGCAGGAGACAGGAGACAGGAGGCAGGAGACAGGAGACGACTATTTTTCCCAAAGTACGGAAAAACGAATTCAGCGTCTCCGAAATTATCACCTATCGGAAGTGCCCCTATCAATATTACGCCCATTACCATCTGAAGCTGGGCGAATTGAAAAAAGAGGAAATCGACGTCCCGCCCGATGTGAGGGGAAATTTTCTGCACCGGATTTTACAAAAACTCTATACAGCCGGCCGCATTCTCTACCGCGACGCCGTCGAGTACGATGTCTATTTGCACCGTTTCATCGAGCAGGCCGGAATATTAATTGAAGAAGAAAAAACACGGGATCCCTTTTTAAGCCGAACCCCCGAGGCGATTGCCGGGCCGTTCTGCGCCCGCGCAAGGGAGACGATCGCCGCTTTTTTGCGGGACGAAATCGACCTCGTTCGGCGGGAACAAAAGACAACCCTCCCTTCATATTTTGAATGGAATTTCGGCAAGGGACCGATCCCCTCTTTAAGCCTCAAGCACGAAAACCGGGAATTTTTTATATCCGGCAGAATCGACCGGATCGACGTGGACGAGCAAAACAAGACATTCAGCGTGATTGACTACAAAACCGGGGATGTCGATTCCACCTCCAGCATCCGGGAGGGGGAGTCGATTCAGATGCCGGTTTATTTAATGGCGGTCAACCGCCTGCTTTTGAAAGACCACCGGCCTGCCGGGGGATTTTACCTGGGTTTTAAGGACCTTTCGAAGCGGACGGGCATTTTCATTGCCGGCAGGGGCGATGGCGGCGTGCTCAAGAAAAATTCGCTCATCAGCGAGTCTGAATGGACGGCGCTTCAGGAGGCGGTTACCGCACGCATTGCCGAGGTCGTGCAAAAAATCAGCGACGGCCAATTCGCCCCCAATCCGGCCAATACAAAGCAATGCCGGTTCTGCGATTATCGGGACATGTGCCATTATGAGCAGAAGGGGGAGGAAGAGGAATAACCTATTGCATTTTTTCCCTGAATGCGGTTTCTAATGGAGGGGGTCATGGGAGGTTCCCATGCGTTTCTTTTTCCTCGTCTTTCTTGGCTTTCTTTTTCTTTTCCCGCCGAAAGCCTGGCCGCAACTTTCAGGCACTTTCGACCTATCCGCCGATTTCGATGCCGAGTTGACCGGCAAGGCGATGGGCGATTATTCCGGTTATTCGGTCTCTTCCGCGGGGGACGTCAACTGCGACGGCACCGACGATGTCATCATCGGTGCGCCCTTTAATGATGACGGCGCCTCCAATGCGGGGGCCGCTTTTGTCGTTTTCGGGCCGGTCACCTCTTCGGTCAATTTGGGATCCGCGGACATCGAATGGACGGGTGAGGCGGCAAGCGATTACGCCGGTTATGATGTTGCAGGGGCCGGGGACTTAAACGGCGACGGTTGCGACGATGTGTTGATCGGCGCCATTTACCAAGACGCCACTGGCACCAATGCCGGGCGGGTCTATCTTTTTTACGGCAGTTCCTCTTTGGCCGGCGGCAGTCTTTCCACCTCCGATGTGCTCTACGACGGCACCAACGCAGGCGATTACGCGGGGACGAGCGTGGCCGGCGCCGGGGATGTGAACGGGGACGGGTATGACGATATTTTAATCGGGGCCCCCGGAAACGATCTTTTTCGGCTCAATGCCGGCGCCGTTTATCTGGTTTTTGGAAGTTCCTCCCTGACCAACATGGTTTTAACCGGGGCCGACGTCCGTTTCTTCGGCGAGTATAAAAGTGACTATGCGGGAACCGCAGTAAGCGGGGCCGGCGATTTTAACGGGGACGGTTTGGCCGATATCCTCATCGGCTCCTGGGACAACAACCGGGGGGGCAACGATTCCGGGGCCGCCTATCTGATTTTGGGGAAGACCACCCCCTTTCTCCGTTTTTCCTATTTGAGCGCGGCGGACATGATATTGGCCGGCGAGAACGCCTCCGACAGCGCGGGGTATGCCGTGGCCTCGGGGGGGGATGTCAACGGGGACGGTTATGACGATCTGTTCATCGGCGCCCGTTACAACGACGATCTGGTCAGTAACGGGGGGGCCGCCTACGTGGTTTTCGGCCGCGATACCCTCACCCGTCTTGTTTCGCTTTCCAGTGCCGATATCAAACTCCAGGGAGACACCTTAAGCGAACGGGCCGGTTCCAGCGTCGCGGGCGCCGGGGATGTGAATGCCGACGGCTACGACGACCTGCTTGTCGGCGCCCCCTACAACGTTAACGGCGGTTTTTCCGCGGGGGCCGTTTATCTTGTTTACGGGGGAAGCGGCCTTTCCCCTAAAATTGCCCTTTCCGGTTCCGACGCCATATTCGAAGGGGGAAAAACCTACGACTATGCCGGCTTCACTGTATCGGGGGCTGGCAATATCGATGGAGATGCCGCCGGATATGCCGACATCCTCATCGGCGCCTACTGGAACGACGACTACGACTGGAATGCAGGTTCGACTTACCTGTTTTTCGGTGAATAAAAATAAAGTTCCGTTTGCCCCGGCATTTTGGCAGGTGTAAAATAATCCCATGGTGAAGGTCGCGGCACTTTTATTCGGCCTCTGCCTTTTCGGGGCCTCTCTTGGTTACAGCGAGGAAGAGGCGCCGGCTCCAAGACCGGCCCCGGCCCCGCCCCCTCCCCCTGCACCGGCCTATCAATCCTCGATACCGAAAGGATGGCCGCAATCGATTTCAACACCGACCGGTTTCAACGACTTGGGAAAGGCGATTGGTGAAGAAGCCGGATTTCCCAAAAATGGGACGCCGCGCGAAAAGGCCCGTTATGTCGCCTCGCGCCTTCCCGAAATAGCCCGTAGTTATCAGTTGAGCGCCGGGACCGGAAGCGTGATTAGCTCGGCTGTTGTGGGGATCGTTCGCAAGGCCGACGATTTTGCCCGCTTACTTTGGGGCGGGGGGGACAAGGAAAATGCGGCCCCCCTCAAGAGTAGCGGGACCGGAAACTGCGGGGAATGGTCGTACGCCTTCTCGGAGATTCTCGACGGCGCCGGCGTCGATAACCAGGTCGTTTTTGGAGATGACAATCCCGAACCGGGGGCCAGCTCCAAATTCACCGGAACCGACACGGCGGTGCTCGTGCAGGAGCGCGATCCGTCGGGCCGCCTCACCAGCCGCATCTTCGATCCTTTCCGGTCGGCGTACCACAACACGGAAACCCGCCGACCTTCGGAGAAGACGGCCGCCGAATGGAACGATCTCCCCCTGTCCGATCGGGACAAAACCGACGCGGACAAGAAATCGGGGCGCGAGACCTGGAAAGACGACCTGATCGGGAAGAAACATGTCAAGGATGCGGGGAACGAGCTCGTCATCGACTTTGGCGAAGGGAAGGCCGACACGAAGGAGAAGGGGTTCATTTTGGGAAAGGTGGTTCACGAGGGGGACGGGTCTCCGGCCACGGAGGTCACGATCATGATCCGGAAGGAGGGATTTGAAAATTCGCTTGCGCCCCAGGGGAACGGGAACTTCACCGCCGCGGTTCCACCGGGCGCCTATCAGGTCGTGGTCCTCCTTCCCGACGGCAAGGAAGCCGCCTCGGCCACACCGACCATCGAGGTCGGGGAAAAGGAAAAACTCGAGCTTACGGTCCCCAAAACGGAGGAGGAACAACCCTCCTATCTCGGCCATTGGAACGGAACGGCGAAGGTAATCCGGTCAAGTGTTTCCGGCACTGTCGGAACGGTGGGACCTTTCGATATGGATGTCGTCCTGGGCCCGGAAGGTCTCGAATTCAGTTCCCAGGGGCAAACCAAAATCCCTGCCGGAAGCAAGACTCAAATCGACGGCAACCACATCCGGCTCGATTTCGCGGGAAAACCCCCATGGATGCCCGATAACGAGGCCTTCGCCACAACGATAACCTGGTGGATGGATGTGACTGCCGACTCGAATCGGATGACCGGTCAGATGTTCTCCAACGCCAAAACCGTTTCCACCCTCCCCGGGGTCCCTCCAGCTGAAGCGGAGTTTCTCATCTCACTTGATCTCCGCAGGCAAAAGTGACCTCATGCCTGGAAAGCAACCGCTTCTTTTTTGAACTTGCTGTGCCCCGAATAAAATTGGTAATGGAAAAAACAACCGCTCCCATCGTCTAACGGTTAGGACGCGGCCCTCTCAAGGCCGTAATACGGGTCCGATTCCCGTTGGGAGCGCATATTAGTAAATGGTGCGCGTTTTAAAAAAAAATCGTCCGCCGGAGGCGGACGAAGGAGGGAAAAAGAGCCCCCCGAATGGCCCCCCAAGAGATTGGAATTAAAAGAATTGCCCCCCAAAAGAGCCCAAGGATTTTTAAAATCAAAAAAGAGCCGCCGCCCCCCCACGCGAAAGTTCAACAAAAAATCACGGGTCACACTTCCGCGCGACCCACAATTTTTTGTTGCATCTCCGCCGGAGGCGGATCTGCGAGCCGATTTTTTTAAAACCGTTTTCTTCAAAAAAAAGCCTTGAAGAAAACGGTTTAAGCCTCTAAATTTTCCCCAACGAGTTTTCAAACCAAAGGGCCTTTCACGTCCTGCCCAAAGGCCACAAATCAGGAGGCCGTCATGTCCAACAAATTCTTCCTCTACGCCAGAAAATCGATGGAAAACGAGGAGCGTCAGGCCCTTTCCATCGAAAGCCAGCTTGTCGAGGTCCGCGAGCATGCCGCCAAAGAGAAGGTCACCATTGTCCGTGAGTTCACCGAGGCCATGACGGCCAAATCCCCCGGTCGCCCTGTTTTTGATGAGATGCTCTCGTGTATCGCAAAAGGGGAGGCCGATGGGATTATTGCCTGGCACCCCGACAGACTGGCCCGCAACTCATTGGATGGCGGCCGGATCATTCATTTTCTGGATATCGGGCATTTGAAGGCCCTCAAGTTTTGCACCCTCTGGTTCGAGAACACGCCGCAGGGGAAATTCATGCTCAATATGGCCTTTGGGCAGTCCAAATATTACGTGGACAATCTCTCCGAAAATGTAAAGCGCGGCCAGCGTCAGAAACTTCGGCGTGGCGAGTGGCCCTTCGGCCCTCCTTTGGGCTATCTGGGAGGTGGGCGCTACTCTTTTCCCAAAGTCGATCCGGTGAAAGGCCCTTTGATTACCAAACTCTTTGAAGCCTATGCTTCAGGCC is a genomic window of Deltaproteobacteria bacterium containing:
- a CDS encoding prohibitin family protein; amino-acid sequence: MTDKSKLIKAVVLGIVILFLVFTLSPFVQINPGERGVVTRFGAVQDEVMGEGLHFRIPIVEKVVSVDVKTQKLEVDAPSYSKDLQNVETKIALNFHLEPNAVQKLWQEIGSDYEFRIIAPAIQESVKAATAQFTAAELIVERPRVKDEIMQALITRLGPRHITVDDFSIINFDFADSYEDAVEQKQVAQQNALKAENDLKRIQIEAEQRIAQAKAEAEAIRIQTEALRENQNLIKLEAVKKWNGVLPQYMLGDSVPL
- a CDS encoding PD-(D/E)XK nuclease family protein; this translates as MPITLLHGPAGGGKTNFLLRRLFGRYGPDGYADSFFLVAPTTRSVEAYQKRFLATDLAPPIFIGSAVVSFERLLLNLLKHNLPRLHQATSRISRNIIRNLLLNNKYKTMNNAYEFPGIVDELSATLVSLKKNGLTPQATRQKMERHLTPELEDLFKLFEDANSILKELSYFDEGDLYATTLGLLRTGRLKLPSLLKAVYIDRLFPLTLGQREIIKELGRKFPKLDIVVSYSFDYQAGEDPWFYPAYTFLGEIAAESEYFHGRTTKANISSRSFTDPADEISWVVGAAASAAGGASAAGGAGAGGQANAVGIILPPDPFYHRRFSELFSHRGIPHSPVYAPSLSRFIPLIDSSFATSLHFVKKCADGLKPHPDHPAGGPAASGRQPQELVPVFLEMQTHAVAESLSALALASEFDREWEFEKNLLFRNQIPDKTLAQWRHDELSRLRLKPPPSHGGVTLVSMEEAPGHDFDLLFVCGYVEGYYPPPAGEHPFYSTDLLLDPAMREIVEAPAYRHGREKYRLEQAVNRTTREVVFTHPNILWDGKEQTVARLVETGERRQETGGRRQETGGRRQETTIFPKVRKNEFSVSEIITYRKCPYQYYAHYHLKLGELKKEEIDVPPDVRGNFLHRILQKLYTAGRILYRDAVEYDVYLHRFIEQAGILIEEEKTRDPFLSRTPEAIAGPFCARARETIAAFLRDEIDLVRREQKTTLPSYFEWNFGKGPIPSLSLKHENREFFISGRIDRIDVDEQNKTFSVIDYKTGDVDSTSSIREGESIQMPVYLMAVNRLLLKDHRPAGGFYLGFKDLSKRTGIFIAGRGDGGVLKKNSLISESEWTALQEAVTARIAEVVQKISDGQFAPNPANTKQCRFCDYRDMCHYEQKGEEEE
- a CDS encoding FG-GAP repeat protein, translated to MRFFFLVFLGFLFLFPPKAWPQLSGTFDLSADFDAELTGKAMGDYSGYSVSSAGDVNCDGTDDVIIGAPFNDDGASNAGAAFVVFGPVTSSVNLGSADIEWTGEAASDYAGYDVAGAGDLNGDGCDDVLIGAIYQDATGTNAGRVYLFYGSSSLAGGSLSTSDVLYDGTNAGDYAGTSVAGAGDVNGDGYDDILIGAPGNDLFRLNAGAVYLVFGSSSLTNMVLTGADVRFFGEYKSDYAGTAVSGAGDFNGDGLADILIGSWDNNRGGNDSGAAYLILGKTTPFLRFSYLSAADMILAGENASDSAGYAVASGGDVNGDGYDDLFIGARYNDDLVSNGGAAYVVFGRDTLTRLVSLSSADIKLQGDTLSERAGSSVAGAGDVNADGYDDLLVGAPYNVNGGFSAGAVYLVYGGSGLSPKIALSGSDAIFEGGKTYDYAGFTVSGAGNIDGDAAGYADILIGAYWNDDYDWNAGSTYLFFGE
- a CDS encoding carboxypeptidase regulatory-like domain-containing protein — encoded protein: MVKVAALLFGLCLFGASLGYSEEEAPAPRPAPAPPPPPAPAYQSSIPKGWPQSISTPTGFNDLGKAIGEEAGFPKNGTPREKARYVASRLPEIARSYQLSAGTGSVISSAVVGIVRKADDFARLLWGGGDKENAAPLKSSGTGNCGEWSYAFSEILDGAGVDNQVVFGDDNPEPGASSKFTGTDTAVLVQERDPSGRLTSRIFDPFRSAYHNTETRRPSEKTAAEWNDLPLSDRDKTDADKKSGRETWKDDLIGKKHVKDAGNELVIDFGEGKADTKEKGFILGKVVHEGDGSPATEVTIMIRKEGFENSLAPQGNGNFTAAVPPGAYQVVVLLPDGKEAASATPTIEVGEKEKLELTVPKTEEEQPSYLGHWNGTAKVIRSSVSGTVGTVGPFDMDVVLGPEGLEFSSQGQTKIPAGSKTQIDGNHIRLDFAGKPPWMPDNEAFATTITWWMDVTADSNRMTGQMFSNAKTVSTLPGVPPAEAEFLISLDLRRQK